In a single window of the Candidatus Omnitrophota bacterium genome:
- a CDS encoding 4Fe-4S binding protein yields the protein MAKRSVRARKVSQTFFFILFVYILWSTTYPLTGILPPAAIFRIDPLVTLCTSLSERVILPGFLLSVSMLVFSALFGRFFCGWVCPLGSAIDAVGDIRKRVTPEDDAANRRRRVFKFYILGAIVIAALSGRQLAWAADPIVIAARFVSLNLIPAVTSTVNGAFILLIKYAHIYMLQDIYRPLRASVLGVNVYYFAHAGVIFCVFALITAASLFKRRLWCRSVCPLGALYAFIARIAPLRRVVTKCSKCAVCKSSCRMGAIRDDMTYSPGECILCMDCVYECPQHGTRFAWYPSRKARMPGGIPDTVKGGISRRKFLFLAFSPFLLLVSGPGGKGKKAGTGMIRPPAALKEEEFLDRCIRCGNCMKVCITNGLQPVMFEAGLNGLWTPRLVPEIGYCEYQCTLCGHTCPTGAIPKLSPSRKRATRLGVAEIDRSICIPWAQDKECIVCQEHCPVPDKAIKLQKETIGDRIIAKPVIDEYLCVGCGICQNKCPVRPVRAVRVSPRNSERT from the coding sequence ATGGCAAAAAGATCGGTGCGCGCGCGTAAGGTCTCCCAGACATTTTTCTTCATACTATTCGTCTACATACTCTGGTCGACCACATATCCCCTTACCGGCATCTTGCCGCCGGCGGCGATCTTCAGGATAGATCCTCTAGTGACGCTTTGCACGTCTCTCAGCGAACGGGTCATCCTGCCCGGGTTCTTATTATCCGTATCGATGCTCGTCTTCTCGGCGCTCTTCGGCAGGTTCTTCTGCGGATGGGTATGCCCGCTGGGCAGTGCCATAGATGCCGTCGGCGATATCAGGAAGAGGGTAACGCCGGAAGACGACGCGGCGAACAGGCGAAGAAGGGTATTTAAATTTTACATCCTCGGCGCTATCGTTATAGCGGCGCTGTCCGGGAGGCAGCTGGCCTGGGCCGCCGACCCCATAGTCATAGCGGCGAGGTTCGTATCGCTCAATCTCATCCCCGCAGTGACGTCGACGGTCAACGGGGCCTTCATCCTGCTCATAAAATACGCGCACATCTATATGTTGCAGGATATATACCGGCCGCTCAGGGCATCGGTCCTGGGCGTCAACGTCTACTATTTTGCCCACGCCGGGGTCATATTCTGCGTCTTCGCGCTTATAACCGCAGCTTCCCTGTTCAAGAGGAGGTTATGGTGCAGGAGCGTATGTCCGCTCGGTGCATTATATGCTTTCATCGCGCGCATCGCGCCTCTCCGGAGGGTCGTTACAAAGTGCTCCAAATGCGCCGTATGTAAAAGCTCCTGCCGGATGGGGGCGATACGCGATGACATGACCTATTCCCCGGGCGAGTGCATCCTGTGTATGGACTGCGTTTATGAATGCCCGCAGCACGGGACGAGATTCGCATGGTATCCTTCACGGAAGGCCCGGATGCCCGGAGGAATTCCGGATACAGTAAAGGGCGGCATCTCCAGGCGGAAGTTCCTATTCCTTGCCTTCTCCCCGTTCCTGCTTCTGGTATCCGGGCCGGGAGGAAAAGGAAAGAAGGCCGGGACGGGTATGATACGGCCTCCCGCCGCGCTGAAGGAAGAGGAGTTCCTGGACCGGTGCATCCGGTGCGGCAACTGCATGAAGGTATGTATCACGAACGGGCTGCAGCCGGTCATGTTCGAGGCGGGGCTGAACGGGTTATGGACGCCCCGGCTCGTTCCCGAGATAGGATATTGCGAATACCAGTGCACTCTATGCGGCCATACCTGCCCGACGGGCGCTATACCGAAGCTCTCGCCGTCCCGTAAGCGCGCTACGCGCCTCGGAGTCGCCGAGATAGACCGCTCCATATGCATACCGTGGGCCCAGGATAAGGAGTGCATCGTCTGCCAGGAGCACTGCCCTGTCCCGGATAAAGCCATAAAGTTGCAAAAAGAGACCATTGGTGATAGGATTATAGCAAAGCCGGTCATAGATGAGTACCTTTGCGTGGGGTGCGGCATATGCCAGAACAAATGCCCCGTGCGCCCGGTCAGAGCGGTCCGCGTCTCACCGCGAAACAGTGAGCGGACTTAG
- a CDS encoding DUF362 domain-containing protein has translation MEKRPSSDKKISRRAFIKACLAYLALLPFSGGLPGDASASPAVRNGFNGRPKRGVKGDYDLVVAKGADPYLITVKAIDKMGGMGKFVARGSTVVIKPNIGWDRTPEQAGNTNPQVVAALIDLAFKAGAKRVNIFDVTCNDMRRCYANSGIEEAARARGANVYFPDDWDTVNARFDYESPLEDWPVLRDAIECDTFINVPILKHHGLSRLTLSMKNLMGVCGGNRGIIHRDIGRKLVDLTDFINPDLTVIDAYRVLVRNGPTGGNLDDVELRKTLIAATDPTLADLFAADFAGVDPLSVPNIKVAVERNFGNADVGKASRADIEV, from the coding sequence ATGGAAAAAAGACCGTCATCGGATAAGAAGATATCCCGCCGCGCATTCATAAAGGCATGCCTTGCGTACCTGGCACTCCTCCCGTTCTCCGGAGGCCTCCCGGGGGACGCTTCGGCCTCACCCGCGGTGAGGAACGGTTTTAACGGCCGGCCTAAGAGAGGGGTGAAGGGCGACTACGACCTCGTAGTCGCGAAGGGCGCGGACCCTTACCTCATCACGGTGAAGGCGATAGATAAGATGGGCGGCATGGGGAAGTTCGTGGCGAGGGGCAGCACGGTCGTCATAAAGCCGAACATAGGGTGGGACCGGACGCCTGAGCAGGCGGGTAATACCAACCCGCAGGTGGTGGCGGCCCTCATAGATCTCGCGTTCAAGGCCGGGGCGAAGAGGGTGAATATATTCGATGTGACATGCAACGACATGCGCCGATGCTATGCTAATAGCGGCATAGAGGAGGCGGCCAGGGCCAGAGGGGCAAATGTCTACTTCCCGGACGATTGGGATACGGTGAACGCCCGCTTCGATTACGAAAGCCCTCTCGAGGACTGGCCTGTGCTGCGCGACGCGATAGAGTGCGATACGTTCATCAACGTGCCGATCCTGAAACACCACGGCCTGTCGCGCCTGACGCTGTCGATGAAGAACCTCATGGGCGTCTGCGGCGGCAACAGGGGCATCATACACCGGGATATCGGCAGGAAGCTCGTGGACCTGACCGATTTTATCAATCCCGACCTCACCGTCATAGATGCCTACAGGGTCCTCGTGCGGAACGGCCCGACCGGCGGCAACCTCGATGACGTGGAACTGAGGAAGACGCTCATAGCGGCAACCGACCCGACGCTTGCCGATCTATTCGCGGCGGACTTTGCCGGTGTCGACCCGTTATCGGTGCCGAACATAAAAGTCGCCGTGGAGCGCAATTTCGGCAATGCCGACGTCGGCAAGGCCAGCCGCGCGGATATCGAGGTCTGA